Below is a window of Salmo trutta chromosome 35, fSalTru1.1, whole genome shotgun sequence DNA.
caaaggccgagcaattgccgtaccaggcagtgatgcaaccagtcaggatgctctcgatgttgcagctgtagaaccttttgaggatctcaggaccatgccaaatctttttagtttcctgagggggaataggctttgtcgtgccctcttcacgactgtcttggtgtgtttggaccattctagtttgttggtgatgtggacatcaaagaacttgaagctcacaaccagctccactacagccccgtcgatgagaatccttttcctgttgtccacaatcatctccttagtcttggttacgttgagggataggttgttattctggcaccacctggccaggtctctgacctcctccctttaggctgtcacgtcgttatcggtgatcaggcctaccactgttgtgtcatctgaaaacttaatgatggtgttggagtcgtgcctggccatgcagtcgtgggtgaacggagtacaggaggggaggaggtccctggggggctccagtgttgagggtctGCGTAGGcaaatgtgttgctacctaccctcaccacctgggtgcagcccgtcaggaagtccaggatcccattgcagagggaggtgtttagtcccaggatccttagctaagtgatgagctttgagggtactatggtgttgaacgctgagctgtagtcaatgaatagcattctcacataggtgttccttttgttttGTGAATAGCATTCTTGCATGGGTGTTCCTTCCGCTTTCcctgttgtccaggtgggaaagggcagtgtggagtgcaatagagattgtatcatctgtggatctgtttgggcggtacgcaaattggagtgggtctagggtttctgggataatggcgttgatgtgagccattaccagcctttcaaagcgctctatggctatggacgtgagtgctacgggtctgtagtcatttcgGCAagttgccttcgtgttcttgggcccagggactatggtggtctgcttgaaacatgttggtattacagactcaatcagggacatgttgaaaatgtcagtgaagacacctgccagttggtcagcatatgcccagagcacacgtcctggtaatccgcctggccccgcagccttgtgaatgttgacctgtttaaaggtcttactcacgtaggctacggagagtgtgatcacacagtcatccggaacagctgatgctctcatgcatgcctcagtgttgcttgcctcgaagcgagcatagacgtgatttagctcgtctggtaggctcgtgtcactgggcagctctcggctgtgcttccctttgtagactttaatagtttgcaagctctgccacataagatgagcatcggagccggtgtagtatgattcaatcttagcccagCATTGACGCTttccctgtttgatggttcgtagcagggcatagcaggatttcttataagcttccaggttggagtcccacaccttgaaagcggcaactctaccctttagctcagtgcgaatgttgcctgtaatccatggcttctggtcggggtatgtacgtacagtccctgtggggacgatgtccttAATGttcttattgataaagccagtgactgatgtggtgtactcctcaatgccatcggaagaatcacagaacatgttccagtctgtgatagcaaaacagtcctctagtttagcatctgcttcatctgaccacttttttatagaccgagtcactggtgcttcctgctttaatttttgcttgtaagcaggaatcaggaggatagcagttgtggtcggatttaccaaatggagggcgagggagagctttgtacgtgtctctgtgtgtggagtacaggtgatctagaattgttttccctctggttgcacatttaacatgttgatagaaattaggtagaactgatttaagtttccctacattaacctctctagggtaggtggcaccaaatcgtcccacctacgtaacagccagtggaatcctgtggcgcattattcaaataccttagaaatgctattacttcaatttctcaaacatatgactattttacagcattttaaagacaagactcttgttaatctaaccacactgtccgatttcaaaaaggctttacaacgaaagcaaaacattagattatgtcagcagagtacccagccagaaataatcagacacccatttttcaagctagcatataatgtcacaaaaacccagaagatagctaaatgcagcactaacctttgatgatcttcatcagatgacacacctaggacattatgttatacaatacatgcatgttttgttcaatcaagttcatatttatatcaaaaaacagctttttacattagcatgtgacgttcagaactagcataccccccgcaaacttccggcgaatttactaacaatttactaaattactcacgataaacgttcacaaaaagcataacaattattttaagaattatagatacagaactcctctatgcactcgatatgtccgattttaaaatagctttttggtgaaagcacattttgcaatattctaagtagatagcccggcatcacagggctagctatttaaacacccagcaagtttagccttcaccaaactccgatttactattagaaaagtttgattacctttggtgttcttcgtcagaatgcactcccaggacttctacttcaataacaaatgttggtttggtcccaaataatccatagttatgttcaaacagcgccgttttgttcgtgcgttcaagacactatccgaatggtaaataagggttacgagcacggcgcatttcgtgacaaaaaaattctaaatattccattaccgtacttcgaagcatgtcaaccgctgtttaaaatcaatttttatgccatttttttcgtaaaaaagcgataatattccgaccgggaatctgcaattaggtaaacagacgaaagaaaataaagcacggggtcgactcgggcacgcgcctaagcccattgtcctctgatcggccacttgtcaaaagcgataatgtgtttcagccagaggctgcctcgatatcgttcagctttttcccgggctctgagagcctatgggaaccgtaggaagtgtcatgttacagcaaagaccctcagtcttcaataaacagaggcaagaagaacaacaacttgtcagacaggccacttcctgcatggaatcttctcaggtttttgcctgccatatgagttctgttatactcacagacaccattcaaacagttttagaaactttagggtgttttctatccaaagccatattctagttactgggcaggagtagtaaccagattaaatcgggtacgttttttatccggccgtgtaaatactgccccctagccctaacaggctaatctagaattgttttccctctggttgcacatttaacatgttgatagaaatgaggtagaactgatttaagtttcttacattaaagtctccggccactaggagaggagcgccgcctctgggtgagtggtttcctgtttgcttatttccttatacagctgactgagtgtggtcttagtgccagcatctgtctgtggtggtaaataaacagccgcaaaaagtatagctgaaaactctctaggcatgtagtgtggcctgcaatttatcacaatatactcttcaGGCGAGCTGAATCTAGaaacttccttagattttgtgcacccgttgttgtttacaaatatgcacaggccacccccccaccccctctcgtcttaccggagtgtgctgttatttcttgccggtgcagcgtgtatcccgctagctgaatatccatgtcgtcattcagccacgattccgtgaaacataggatattacagtttttgatgtcccgttggtaggaaattcgtgatcgtacctcgtctaatttattgtccaatgattgcacgttggcgagtaatattgactgtaacggcagctttcccccTTGCGTTCTgcggatcctcacaaggcatccagctctgtgtcctctgttcctgcgtctcttcctcttgcaactaactgggatgttggccttgtcgggtgttagaagaatgtcctgtgcgtcctgcttgttgaagaaaaaatctttgtctaatccgaggtgagtgatcgctgtcctgatatccagaggCTTTTTTTgctgtaagatacggttgcagaaacattatgtacaaaataagttacaaataatgcgaaaaaaatcacataatagcacaattggttgggcgaccgtaaaactgctgccatttcttttGCTGTCATTTTATAACCTAAACAATAGAGAAACTACGTCTTACAGTAGATGCAAGATTCTATAAAGTCATAGCTATAATTTTGGAAGAAGCAACACAGCTGAGGAGTTTACAGTATACCCTTGTCTGTAAGCTTTCTTTGTTTTGGGACTGAATCTTTGTTCAAGCGTTGGCAATGGAATTGCTTTCATTGTCTCCTCCAGGGCTTCTTGTTGGGTGGTGTCAATGATCAAACCTTTTGTTTTACGAAATCTGACTGCAATTAATCTATCAAATGATTGATTAAATCCACTCAAGGGGTCAAAATCTCTCAGCTACTGTTTTTCTAATGTGGTTTAAATTATCTTCAAATGTTGAAGATGAAATctttagatacagttgaagtcggaagtcattaaaactcgtttttcaaccactccataaatttctttttaacaaactatagttttggcaagtcggttaggatatctattttgtgcatgacagaagtaatttttccaacaattgtttacagacattgtTTGCAGTTatttcactgtaccacaattccagggggtcagaagtttacatacactaagttgactgtgcttttaaacagcttggaaaattccaaaaaatgatgtcatggctttagaaacttctgataggctaattgacatcatttgagtcaattggaggtgtacctgtggatctatttcaaggcctaccttcaaacgcactgcctcattgcttgacatcatgggaaaatcaaaagaaatcagccaagaaatcagaaaaaaatgtagacctccacaagtctgcttaatccttgggagcaatttccaaacgcctgaaggtaccatgttcatctgtacaaacaatagtacgaaagtataaacaccattggaccacgcagccctcatacagctcaggaaggagacgcgttctgtctcctagagatgaaggtactttggtgcgaaaagtgcaaatcaatcccaaaacaacagcaaagaaccttttttatttacctttatttatacaggtttattctcattgagataaatatctcttttccaagagagacctggtccaatagcagcaaggggaacaacaTTTCAGACAAACCAAAttacatacactcacacaacattaaacaacattaaacaaaactataaacacacatacagtacaacaaaaacatattacatttaaaaacacaaacatcttgactaaaaacagctggcctaaaaacaattacactcttctataatatatacattgatcaagtgtttaaactccaccaagaaaactagatcatcacattttaaaatgttcaaaagagaattccaggaccacggtgctaaataactaaaactatttctaccatgacctgttctaatttttggtgctgttagaagcaaatcagaatgggaccgtaattgataCTTATTTACTGACCTAACTAAAAAATaacagagataaaatggcattttacccaatatggccttataaatcagtgtataccagtgtttaagcctacaCAAGGTCAATGACAaccagccaacagcgctgtagagatcacaatgatgtgttagacgtttctgatttgtaatgaacctgagggctgcatgatacactgaatcaagtgctctcagggtagtggctgaggcctgcatatatataacatcactaaaatATAAAACCGAcagtaatgtacatcgtaccagctccttcctggcctcaaaagaaaaacaagccttatgccggtaataaaatcctgttttcagcttgagcttccttatcaagttctctacatgcacagtgaagctcagcttatcatcaacccacacacccaaatatttgtacactttaacttgctctatattaggtccagccaatgtagcaatgacatgatttgtaacatgcctggcatttgaaaataccatgcattttgttttacccaAATTTAGAATCagctttaaatcatacagattctgttgtatgatgttaaatgctctttgggcatttttaaaagctaaagataaactactaccacttgaataaagaacagtatcatctgcataaaaatgaacatccactgtttcaataattaaccttgtgaagatgctggaggaagcaggtacaaaataatctatatccacagtaaaacgagtcctatatcgacataacctgaaaggccgctcagcaaggaagaagtcactgctccaaaaccaccataaaaaagccagactacggtttgccactgcacatggggacaaagatcatacttttgggagaaatgtcctctggtctgatgaaagaaaaatagaactgtttggccataatgacgatccttatgtttggaggaaaaagggggaggcttgcaagccgaagaacaccatcccaaccgtgaagcacgggggtggcagcatcatgttgtgggggtgctttgctgctggagggactggtgcacttcacaaaatagatggcatcatgaaagaaaattatgtggatatattgaagcaacatctcaagacatcagtcaggaagttaaagcttggtcacaaattggtcttccaaatggacaatgaccacaagcatacttccaaagttgtggcaaaatggcttaaggacaacaaagtcaaggtattggagtggccatcacaaagccctgacctcgatcctattgaaaatgtgtgggcagaactgaaacagtgtgtgcgagcaaggagtcctacaaacctcactcagttacaccagctctgtcaggaggaatgggacaaaattcacccaacttattgtgggaagcttgtgtaaggctacccaaaatgtttgacccaagtttaaattgtttaaggcaatgctaccaaatactaattaagtgtatgtaaacttctgacccactgggaatgtgatgaaataaataaaagctgaaataaatcattctctctactattattctgacatttcacattcttaaaataaagtggcgatcctaagTGACCTAAGTCAgtgaatctttactaggattaaatgtcaggaattgtgaaaaactgagttgaaatgtatttggctaaggtgtagccttccctgtagctcagttggtagagcatggtgtttgcaacaccagggttgtgggttcgattccctcagagggccagtacaaaaaaacaaaaaaaaatgtatgaaatgtatgcattcactactgtaagtcgctctggataagagcgtctgctaaatgacgtaaaatgtaaatgtaaaaatgtgtatgtaaacttccgacttcaactgtacattatatcagtttcatattttttattgttttctaCCCATTTTCCTTTTGCCCTGACAGTCTTGTTTCTAGTCTGGCTCCACCCTATGTGCCCGTGTGAGATAAAGAGTGCCTGCTGGTTGTTGTTTGTGGGAATGTGTATTACCTCAACCTAAAGATGAATACTTATCTCCCTGTCATTTCAGTTGATGGCGTGTCCGTGTCTCAGAAGGAGGTTGTTCATGAGATGATGGACTCCCTCCAGGCTGCGGTGGCCTCTCAGGTgaacagagagaaggaggagaatgAGTCTCCTGACGCCAACAACATCACCGGGCCTGAAGAGAAGGAGGTTGAGGAGAAATCGGGTGAGGCCAACGAGCTGGGCTTCAAGAAGATCTTCAATTTCATCGGCTTCAAGTTCACTCTGAAGAAGGACAAGAATGAGAAGACTGATCCGGTGCAGATGCTGACGTTAATGGACAAGGACGTGGAAGGAGGGACTAAGGGGTCTGAGGAAACTAAAGAGGAAGCCGCCactgcagaggagaggaaggcggCTGAGCAAGAGACCGCCACTGTTGAGGCTGACGCCTCTGAGACCACAACTGAGGCTGCAACTCCAGTGGATGCCCCATCTGAGACTGTGGATGGAGAGGCTGCAGAGAAAGAGCCCTCGGAACCAGCTGCAGCTGCAACTACCCCACGTGGCCAGGAGGCCCCCCTGTCTCCCTTCAGAAGGTTCTTTACACAGGGAATCTTCTCCAACCAGCGCAAGAAGGCAAGTATCAAAAAGGCCAAAGAGGAGGAACCAAAAGAGAAAGCTGCTGAGGAGAAGataaaggagggagaggagaaagcagAGGCTGGGGTGGAGCGAGAGAAAGCAAAGGAAGAGGTGAAGGAGGTGGAGCCAGTGACACTATCAGAAACTGAGACACCTGAAGCATCTTCCGAAGAGATCAACGAGGAGATCCAAGCCGAAGTTGACATGGAAATCTCAGAAGCCGCTATTACTGATTATGCCAAACAAGCAGAGGAGAATGTTGAAGGAGCTGTGGATTCAGACAAGGCCCCAGTTGAGGTCACCACCGAGGTTGAGCTTTTCTCATCCCAGAAGAAGTTCAAGGCCCAGGGAAGCCCACTGAAAAAGCTCTTTACTGGGGCTGGCCTGAAGAAGCTCTCTACCAAGAAACAGAAGAAAGACAAGAAAGATACGGAGACCAAGCTGACCGAGTCTGGGGAACAGGCGCCTGAACAGCTCCAGCCCTGTACAGAGTCGGCAGAGGTCCAGAAACCTGACAGTGGGGCATCATCTCCAGAGGAGTCTGGTGAGCATGCCATCGGGGTGGAAGCCACCCAAGCTGAGGTCAGCCAAGAGGCTGATGAGGAGGTAACCAGATCAGATGAAGGCAAGAAGAAAGAAGGTATCATGCACTGGTCCTCCTTCAAGAAGCTGGTGACACCCAAGAAACGAGTCAAGAGGCCCTCTGAGAGCGAGGACGAGACAACTGTTGAGAAGGCCATGTCGGCCACCCTGTTCTCCACTGAGAGCGCCGTGTTTgtggagaaaaagaaagaggagCCGGAACTCACTGAGGAGGAGCCAAAAACCGAAACCACAGAGGACCTGGAGGGCAGCACAGAGGACCCCAAAAAGATGAAGATGGACACCTCACTCTCCTGGGAGGCCCTGATGTGTATGGGCAACAAGAAGAGGACCAGGAAGACCTCTGAAGATGAGACCAAAATCGAAGAGGAGGCACCACCAACTGGGGAAGAGCAGGTTAAGACAGCAGAGTCTCCTCTTGGCTGCTGCGGAGAGTCAGACAAGGAAAACACAGTGTCATCCCCCGAACCAACCACTAGCCCCGCCGCAGGAGACTCCACCTGGGATGCTCTCAAGCGTCTTGTCACCCATAGACAGAAGCCCAAAAATGAGGAGAAGACAGATGAATCTGGTGGCGAACAGGTAATATCAGACAGTGAAATTCCCAAAGAAGAGTCCTCCTTCTCTCTGAGGAAACTCATTCCCGGACGCAGAAAGAAGAAGCTGCTTTCCTCCAATCTGGGGTCTGGTGAGGAAGATTCCGACACACCGGCCGTGGTCCCTCTCTCAGAGTACGACAACGAGCATGCCGAGAGTAAAGAAGAGGCTGAAGCCGAAATGACAGTGGAGACAGTGGATTCTGAGGAAGCAGCACCAATCACTCAGGTCCAATTTTCCATTGAAGAGAGATCCCCCTCTTGGATCTCAGCCACGGGGGTCATGGAAAACCTCCAGGAGATTCCACATGATCAGCTGAGTGACATCCCAGAAGAGGGTGCCGCCACCCCCAAATCTGCTGACACCACCATCGCAGAGGACATTGCAGAACAGACCTCAGAGGCAGTTTCATGCCAAAAGCAGGAACCTGAGTTGTCTGTTGCCAAGGTGACTGAAAATTCTGATGCCGAGAACATTTTAGAGCAGATCCCAGAAGCAGTCATTTGCCAGGAGCCTGATCTGTCTGTTTCTGAGGTAACTGAAGAGATGATCCCAGCCACGTATGGCAAAACCACCCCTCTGTCCAATGAGCCTGAGACAGAGTCTTTGGAGGTCCAGCAGGAGGCTGTGGAGCTGCTCAGTGATCTCCCAAGCCTGACTTCTGTGGAAATCATAGAGATCCCACTGGAGGAGGCTGCTTCCGTCCCAGAACCCACACCGCCGATCGAGTTCGCCGaaaccaaatcaaatgttgtCTTGATGGTGCATGAAGAAATCGAGGGTTCCGCCATCTGCACTGTCCTGGGCACCAAGGAGATCGCCAAGGTGGCTGTGGAGAAGCTTGTAATTCCCACCATGGAATGTCTAGCTGAGATCAGCAATGGTCTGTCTGCTGAAATGCCGGTAGAAGATAAGGCTGATCCAACTGAGGCGGCTGACACTAATGAAGACCCAGTGTTCCAGGCTCAAGTGGAGCAGGTCGAAAGCATATT
It encodes the following:
- the LOC115174453 gene encoding A-kinase anchor protein 12; protein product: MGAQTSAHPDGKNQEDASAENLRSAVNAISEGDSVVESKLQQKNGLISISSLNGKADEQTELNDHSEDNTLAEEVDGVSVSQKEVVHEMMDSLQAAVASQVNREKEENESPDANNITGPEEKEVEEKSGEANELGFKKIFNFIGFKFTLKKDKNEKTDPVQMLTLMDKDVEGGTKGSEETKEEAATAEERKAAEQETATVEADASETTTEAATPVDAPSETVDGEAAEKEPSEPAAAATTPRGQEAPLSPFRRFFTQGIFSNQRKKASIKKAKEEEPKEKAAEEKIKEGEEKAEAGVEREKAKEEVKEVEPVTLSETETPEASSEEINEEIQAEVDMEISEAAITDYAKQAEENVEGAVDSDKAPVEVTTEVELFSSQKKFKAQGSPLKKLFTGAGLKKLSTKKQKKDKKDTETKLTESGEQAPEQLQPCTESAEVQKPDSGASSPEESGEHAIGVEATQAEVSQEADEEVTRSDEGKKKEGIMHWSSFKKLVTPKKRVKRPSESEDETTVEKAMSATLFSTESAVFVEKKKEEPELTEEEPKTETTEDLEGSTEDPKKMKMDTSLSWEALMCMGNKKRTRKTSEDETKIEEEAPPTGEEQVKTAESPLGCCGESDKENTVSSPEPTTSPAAGDSTWDALKRLVTHRQKPKNEEKTDESGGEQVISDSEIPKEESSFSLRKLIPGRRKKKLLSSNLGSGEEDSDTPAVVPLSEYDNEHAESKEEAEAEMTVETVDSEEAAPITQVQFSIEERSPSWISATGVMENLQEIPHDQLSDIPEEGAATPKSADTTIAEDIAEQTSEAVSCQKQEPELSVAKVTENSDAENILEQIPEAVICQEPDLSVSEVTEEMIPATYGKTTPLSNEPETESLEVQQEAVELLSDLPSLTSVEIIEIPLEEAASVPEPTPPIEFAETKSNVVLMVHEEIEGSAICTVLGTKEIAKVAVEKLVIPTMECLAEISNGLSAEMPVEDKADPTEAADTNEDPVFQAQVEQVESIFLEPPLEKTIEDIPDPDIATEGKEHEDEKVVTINNIKMEVEIVEAPAVNENIVDPIVLTVEDSIAANILDGSEAPVIEVKSKEEMAAVEEVTAVEEVNEPAAREMVTSLTDANQPTVTEVCEAAIVAPAEEFAIVKETTHLVCPLSESLETQQVEVTEAMAVEKVSVAVAEPAGDDQIQVQVTEVGVTEAEETKEAEAMEETGLVVAQVVIQSAVEKVSEAEFEPKAPVSATATITTQDAPPVQVVATREKEIELVAEEKPVIAETPVVQVEAPAPETPAEVSATPEAPAEAEKAPKEVHEAVQIIETVPVTVEITKSVMEEVTKEVEDVLKEEVEEIKQEVQLKQAMEVNVSVEKVVEVEVVTEVDQTESETDGKAKEEIKEVEGNIEALEVQEVPQSEVEEVVKEFQLEVQQAEVKAVVQEVIAEVPTPETAEEKSEATVVTEETPVPDAPTETAETPAQPEETTTEVVVPQTTQVVIQATEITEEAAEEIMVEVVEKDAIVSSPETKEAPAKKDTTDPEQTADTTTPETTPDTPAPVPTVADFVETNMKDDSAAVQEQASDDPQTALEEHQTDVSTEAVAAIQDAPVNSMEEEVAVAMAVTVASSAEAAAEKATSVKCAEVMVQVIEDVVKEIKPVS